The Dehalobacter sp. genome includes a window with the following:
- a CDS encoding F0F1 ATP synthase subunit epsilon: MAGTFNFVVVAPAGEVLNTEVEFVLAPGAEGELGILANHSPLIANLVIGVVRYTQNGKVEKMSISGGFLEVAQNKATILADTAELAESIDVARAEAAKERAEKRLGEKQAETDMIRAEVALKRAVARLRATEK, from the coding sequence ATGGCTGGAACGTTTAACTTTGTTGTCGTGGCACCTGCCGGCGAAGTTCTGAATACGGAAGTTGAATTTGTCCTGGCACCTGGAGCGGAGGGGGAACTCGGCATCTTAGCCAACCACTCTCCACTCATTGCCAACCTGGTAATCGGGGTCGTTCGCTATACGCAAAACGGCAAAGTGGAGAAAATGTCAATTAGCGGCGGATTTTTGGAAGTTGCCCAGAACAAGGCAACGATTCTGGCCGACACCGCCGAGCTTGCGGAATCCATTGACGTCGCGAGAGCAGAGGCGGCCAAAGAGCGCGCTGAAAAACGCCTCGGTGAAAAACAGGCCGAGACGGACATGATCCGAGCGGAGGTTGCCTTGAAAAGAGCTGTCGCTAGGCTTAGAGCAACAGAAAAATAG
- the atpD gene encoding F0F1 ATP synthase subunit beta gives MGPVVDIEFDPDALPEIYSAIVIQNEVKNSKLTLEVAQHLGNDTVRCIAMSSTDGLTRGVEAVNTGAPITVSVGTETLGRMFNVLGEPIDNLPNVNTELKFPIHRKAPPFVDQETTDTMLETGIKVVDLLAPYAKGGKVGLFGGAGVGKTVLIQELINNIATQHGGISVFAGVGERTREGNDLWNEMKESGVINKMTMVFGQMNEPPGARLRVGLTGLTQAEFFRDEQGQDVLLFIDNIFRFTQAGSEVSALLGRMPSAVGYQPTLATEMGNLQERITSTKKGSITSVQAIYVPADDLTDPAPATAFAHLDAKTVLSRSISEMGIYPAVDPLDSSSQIMTPDIVGQEHYEVAREVQKILQRYKELQDIIAILGMDELSEDDKLLVNRARRIQIFLSQPFSVAEAFTGMKGKYVPVKDTIRSFKEICEGKHDSLPEEAFRYVGTIEEAVEKAKQLGAV, from the coding sequence ATGGGTCCGGTTGTTGACATCGAATTTGATCCCGATGCCCTGCCGGAAATTTATAGTGCGATTGTCATTCAAAACGAAGTAAAGAACTCCAAACTGACCTTGGAAGTTGCCCAGCATCTAGGCAACGACACCGTACGTTGTATTGCGATGTCGTCCACCGACGGTCTGACCAGGGGTGTAGAAGCCGTGAATACCGGTGCACCGATCACTGTCAGTGTCGGTACTGAAACATTGGGGAGAATGTTCAATGTCTTGGGAGAACCAATCGACAATCTGCCCAATGTGAATACGGAACTAAAATTCCCGATCCATCGCAAAGCACCACCGTTTGTCGATCAGGAAACCACAGACACCATGCTGGAAACAGGGATCAAAGTCGTCGATCTCTTAGCACCGTATGCCAAAGGTGGTAAGGTTGGTCTGTTCGGCGGTGCCGGCGTAGGCAAGACCGTTCTGATCCAGGAGCTCATTAATAATATCGCAACCCAGCACGGCGGTATTTCCGTATTTGCCGGCGTTGGTGAACGTACCCGTGAAGGGAATGACCTCTGGAATGAAATGAAGGAATCCGGCGTTATTAACAAGATGACTATGGTGTTCGGTCAGATGAACGAACCCCCCGGTGCCCGCTTAAGAGTAGGACTGACCGGTCTTACCCAGGCTGAATTTTTCCGCGATGAACAGGGACAGGACGTGCTCCTCTTCATCGATAACATTTTCCGCTTCACCCAAGCCGGATCTGAAGTGTCCGCACTCTTGGGACGTATGCCGTCGGCGGTAGGCTATCAGCCGACCCTGGCTACGGAAATGGGCAATCTGCAGGAACGTATCACTTCAACGAAGAAAGGTTCCATTACCTCCGTTCAGGCTATTTATGTGCCGGCGGATGACTTGACGGACCCTGCACCGGCTACGGCCTTTGCACATTTGGATGCCAAAACGGTTCTTTCCCGTTCGATTTCCGAAATGGGTATTTACCCGGCGGTGGACCCGCTGGATTCCAGTTCCCAGATCATGACCCCGGACATCGTCGGCCAGGAGCATTACGAAGTTGCCCGCGAAGTGCAGAAGATCCTGCAGCGTTATAAAGAGCTTCAGGATATTATTGCGATCCTTGGTATGGACGAGCTCAGCGAAGATGACAAACTTCTTGTTAACCGAGCCCGCCGTATTCAGATTTTCCTTTCCCAGCCGTTCAGTGTAGCCGAGGCCTTCACCGGCATGAAAGGCAAATACGTACCGGTCAAAGATACGATTCGGAGCTTTAAAGAAATCTGCGAAGGTAAGCACGATAGTCTGCCTGAAGAAGCGTTCCGGTATGTCGGAACGATCGAAGAGGCGGTTGAAAAAGCGAAACAGTTGGGAGCTGTATAA
- the mreB gene encoding rod shape-determining protein MreB, with translation MFGTDLGIDLGTASVLVYAQGRGIVLHEPSVVAIDKNTGRRIAVGQEARMMLGRTPGSIMVIRPMRDGVIADYQTTEIMLKYLLKKAGIKNWPFLKNRVVVCIPSGVTEVEERAVKQAAMKAGAGQVKVIEEPYAAALGAGMDIYGPEGNMIVDIGGGTTDIAVISLGGVVTKKSIRMGGDKLDESIIRFIRREFNLMIGERTAEDIKIKVGCAVQEGKADDAEIDVRGRDLITGLPKTITVDSKMTYKAMEESLEVIVAGVKDVLERTPPELAADIMNRGIVLTGGGSMVNSLDLRISKETGLIVTLADHPISCVALGTGKVLKNSFK, from the coding sequence ATGTTTGGGACTGATCTTGGGATTGATTTAGGCACGGCGAGTGTTCTGGTCTATGCACAAGGCAGGGGTATCGTTTTGCACGAGCCTTCGGTCGTTGCGATTGATAAGAACACGGGTAGAAGAATTGCGGTCGGCCAAGAGGCCAGAATGATGCTTGGCAGGACTCCCGGAAGCATTATGGTCATCAGGCCGATGAGGGATGGGGTCATTGCAGATTATCAGACCACCGAAATCATGCTGAAATATTTACTCAAAAAAGCGGGAATAAAAAACTGGCCTTTTTTAAAAAATAGAGTTGTTGTCTGTATACCGTCCGGAGTCACCGAAGTTGAAGAAAGGGCTGTAAAACAAGCCGCTATGAAAGCAGGTGCCGGACAGGTCAAAGTAATTGAGGAACCTTATGCAGCTGCCCTGGGGGCCGGTATGGACATATACGGACCCGAAGGAAACATGATCGTCGATATCGGCGGTGGAACGACAGATATTGCAGTAATCAGCCTGGGTGGGGTCGTAACCAAAAAAAGCATCCGCATGGGCGGGGATAAACTGGATGAATCGATTATCAGGTTTATTCGCAGAGAATTCAATTTAATGATCGGAGAAAGAACGGCGGAAGATATCAAGATCAAAGTCGGCTGCGCCGTTCAGGAAGGAAAAGCAGACGACGCGGAGATCGATGTCAGAGGAAGAGATCTCATCACCGGACTCCCGAAGACCATCACGGTAGATTCAAAAATGACGTATAAAGCGATGGAAGAATCGCTAGAAGTGATTGTAGCCGGAGTTAAAGATGTTCTAGAGCGTACACCGCCGGAACTTGCTGCGGATATTATGAACAGGGGAATCGTACTTACCGGCGGAGGATCGATGGTGAATTCCCTGGATCTGAGGATTTCCAAGGAGACGGGACTCATTGTGACCCTTGCCGATCATCCGATTTCCTGTGTCGCTTTAGGGACAGGCAAAGTCCTTAAAAACAGTTTCAAGTGA
- a CDS encoding O-antigen ligase family protein: MNYGRTENFLSVFMFLGMICHGIFFIREWLVLGAVLIFYTIAHWKQVCLTTIAAKKKFRNPVSIFLLLSLFSLAGLFSPVRAIDGWLEAFRWLVYLSAYLWGIQLAAAGGANRFLNRMIWLTILAVVLSWLPGSENIWLPPGPPEEGRYAFCFGYPNSAAAFLGCQLMVILIKREFNPFFLLLLGISILSTGSRASMLLLLLFIPILLLKKRALTQKNIINMDSIRTVTEKRSQASVRIILLACLIIVLYPAVSSIQVPFSHLCSWTDTSMAERITYYADSIQLARDAYFLPRAGGWLGFSFIQTTPYWTLDTHSSFCRVLLNQGIIALLLLMLWARQGLRSFVQDLRNGNDLPTICTKAAALFLGLHSLIDVDMSFGIVGILFWLLVGLNTGEKAENQDKIRTALLS; encoded by the coding sequence GTGAATTATGGGAGGACAGAAAATTTCCTGAGTGTGTTTATGTTTTTGGGTATGATATGCCACGGGATTTTTTTTATCCGAGAGTGGCTTGTCCTGGGTGCTGTCTTAATATTCTACACGATTGCTCACTGGAAACAAGTTTGTCTTACAACTATCGCCGCCAAAAAAAAATTTCGGAATCCGGTGAGCATTTTTTTGCTGCTGAGCCTTTTTTCGCTGGCGGGACTATTCAGTCCAGTCAGGGCAATTGATGGCTGGCTAGAAGCGTTCCGCTGGCTGGTATATTTATCTGCCTATTTGTGGGGAATACAGCTGGCGGCTGCCGGGGGGGCAAATAGGTTTTTAAACAGAATGATATGGTTGACAATCTTGGCGGTGGTACTGTCCTGGCTGCCCGGAAGTGAAAATATCTGGCTGCCGCCTGGCCCGCCGGAAGAAGGGCGCTATGCCTTCTGTTTCGGATATCCAAATTCTGCTGCAGCTTTTCTTGGGTGCCAATTAATGGTAATATTGATAAAAAGGGAATTTAACCCATTTTTCTTGCTGCTGCTGGGAATAAGTATCCTATCCACTGGATCAAGGGCTTCAATGCTGCTGCTTTTGTTGTTTATCCCGATTCTATTGCTAAAAAAGAGAGCTTTAACTCAAAAGAATATTATAAATATGGATAGCATCAGAACTGTAACCGAAAAGCGTTCTCAGGCGTCAGTCAGAATAATACTTCTTGCTTGTTTGATCATTGTCCTATACCCTGCAGTTTCGAGTATACAGGTGCCATTCAGCCATTTATGTTCCTGGACGGATACCAGCATGGCGGAAAGAATTACGTATTACGCTGACAGCATCCAGCTTGCCAGGGATGCATATTTTCTGCCGCGGGCGGGAGGGTGGCTCGGTTTTTCCTTTATTCAGACCACCCCTTATTGGACATTGGATACCCATTCTTCATTTTGCCGGGTGCTTTTAAATCAGGGGATCATTGCTCTTTTGTTATTAATGCTTTGGGCACGGCAAGGACTCAGGAGTTTTGTCCAGGACCTTCGGAATGGAAATGACCTTCCAACGATCTGTACGAAAGCAGCAGCTCTATTTTTGGGACTGCACAGCCTGATTGATGTGGATATGTCTTTTGGGATTGTTGGCATCTTATTCTGGCTGCTGGTCGGGCTGAATACCGGGGAAAAAGCAGAAAATCAGGACAAGATCAGAACCGCCTTGCTTAGCTGA
- a CDS encoding metal-sensing transcriptional repressor: MENNSLEHEHLHAHSHPNKKNVLNRLARVIGHLEGIKRMVDDEVDCSEILIQLSAVRSALNNTGKVILSDHINHCLVHAYEENNTEVIDRLNDAIDKFLK; the protein is encoded by the coding sequence ATGGAAAACAACAGCCTTGAGCATGAGCATCTCCATGCCCATTCCCATCCAAACAAGAAAAATGTCTTAAATCGCTTGGCCAGAGTAATCGGCCATCTGGAAGGTATAAAAAGAATGGTTGACGATGAAGTAGACTGCAGTGAAATACTGATACAACTGTCGGCTGTCCGCTCCGCACTTAACAATACCGGTAAAGTCATCTTGAGTGACCATATCAATCACTGTTTGGTCCATGCTTATGAGGAAAACAATACCGAAGTCATCGACAGACTGAATGATGCTATTGACAAATTTCTAAAATAA
- the spoIIID gene encoding sporulation transcriptional regulator SpoIIID, which translates to MQEHIKRRALDIGNYIIESSCTVRQTAQIFGVSKSTVHKDVTERLPLINKRLSSQVKHVLESNKAERHIRGGEATKKKYMHTED; encoded by the coding sequence GTGCAGGAACATATCAAAAGAAGAGCTTTGGATATTGGCAACTATATTATAGAATCGAGCTGTACAGTGCGGCAGACCGCGCAAATATTTGGGGTATCCAAGTCGACGGTACATAAAGATGTAACGGAAAGATTGCCGTTGATTAACAAACGGCTTTCCTCTCAGGTCAAGCATGTGCTTGAAAGCAATAAAGCCGAGAGGCATATTCGGGGAGGAGAAGCAACCAAGAAGAAATATATGCATACGGAGGATTAG
- a CDS encoding glycosyltransferase, with amino-acid sequence MSINVLHLIGGGEIGGAEQNVLNLLKNLDRQSVNPFLGCLAKGSALAPCAQSFGIPSEIFPMQFPFDLSPLPTIIAFCRKHKIALIHAHGTRANLLGRTVARLTKIPCISTIHSLPEYDYPSSLKGRISLWVDNLTLHWSAGIIAVSVSLSQSAAIRLNRKGLTLPVNVIYNGSEIFSFTQPNQMLKAFREQWSIPDHCLVIGTIGRLHPVKGQFYLIEAMKLLTAEIPDLHLLIIGEGPLHNQLTEQLKLSGLPFTLTGYLPSAWQALPAMDLFVFPSLSEGMGLVLLEAAQAGIPIIASKVGGIPELLEDHKEALLVPPADPAAMALACSKVLKGRAFSAEMTARARQKVSLFSIEKMVQDTITFYEKIIS; translated from the coding sequence ATGTCGATTAATGTTCTTCATCTGATTGGAGGCGGCGAGATCGGAGGGGCTGAGCAGAACGTTCTGAATCTCCTGAAAAATCTGGACAGGCAAAGCGTAAATCCTTTTCTGGGTTGTCTGGCCAAGGGCTCCGCGCTGGCACCATGTGCACAGTCTTTCGGCATCCCGTCTGAAATATTCCCCATGCAGTTCCCTTTTGACCTCTCCCCTTTGCCTACCATTATTGCTTTCTGCCGCAAACATAAGATTGCGTTAATCCATGCCCATGGCACAAGGGCTAACCTTCTGGGGCGAACCGTCGCGAGACTCACCAAGATTCCCTGCATTTCAACCATCCACAGCCTGCCGGAATACGATTATCCGTCTTCCCTCAAAGGCAGGATTTCTCTCTGGGTCGATAACCTCACCCTGCACTGGTCTGCCGGCATTATTGCGGTATCCGTTAGTCTCAGCCAATCCGCTGCCATCCGACTGAACAGGAAAGGATTAACTTTGCCGGTGAACGTGATCTATAACGGTAGTGAAATATTTTCATTCACTCAACCAAACCAAATGCTCAAAGCCTTCCGTGAACAATGGTCAATCCCGGATCATTGTCTTGTCATCGGGACGATTGGCCGTCTGCACCCGGTGAAAGGGCAGTTTTACCTGATTGAAGCGATGAAACTGCTGACTGCGGAAATCCCTGACCTTCATCTGCTCATCATCGGTGAAGGTCCTCTTCATAATCAACTGACCGAACAGCTGAAGCTTTCCGGACTTCCATTTACGCTGACCGGCTACTTGCCTTCAGCCTGGCAGGCCCTGCCGGCGATGGATTTGTTTGTATTTCCTTCTCTGAGCGAAGGAATGGGACTAGTTTTACTGGAAGCCGCTCAAGCCGGAATCCCGATTATAGCTTCCAAGGTCGGCGGGATCCCTGAACTTCTGGAAGACCACAAGGAAGCCCTGCTCGTTCCGCCGGCTGACCCTGCGGCGATGGCGCTGGCCTGCAGCAAGGTGCTCAAGGGCAGGGCTTTTTCTGCCGAAATGACTGCCCGGGCTAGGCAAAAGGTCAGCCTGTTTTCCATTGAAAAAATGGTTCAGGATACAATAACTTTTTATGAAAAAATAATAAGCTAA
- a CDS encoding DEAD/DEAH box helicase family protein encodes MSPGLPLGKLLAVTAGLPNKKPTTQPATQPFSSALPSAPVIDRDFENRLAQKLTNRMKKENMGVQEKVRWQDTSREALPEAFNIEVLQNETMYQKFLRIAEGRQLAENEFRIVEKKLGVSTKELLGFMQKAVQSGNAEWLPIFEQVRSRYFCRRCGSSHYEEWPSLYGDTYTCLDCREIGPLNSLQILFRLHSVDVPGQTQVDTDKCKPDQTIRSYSLEFTFAQEKAAEELWQQVHRQKAQETLLWAACGAGKTEVCFPLIDSFLRQNKKVLFAAPRQDVVHDVQPRLQKNFPEYNIKILSGALPQDMEPSKLTVATTHQVLRFYRAFHLIILDETDAYPYEGSSVLEYGIRQALRPDGQIICLTATPSAEILLRVKSQKCAIVRLPVRHHGFPVPVPEWQKNKPTRDRSLVELKKVLLKLIADGPILVFVPTVALVKEWTGVLKMAFCNLRVEGSWSSDAARREKIVLFRQGDINIFVCTSILERGITIKGVQVAVLFADHTLYDARALVQMAGRTGRSAECPVGRAVFIYAEQTQAMIQANRWIQDQNRLAEEWGCLNG; translated from the coding sequence TTGAGCCCGGGGTTACCGCTAGGAAAGCTGCTGGCCGTCACTGCAGGGCTGCCTAATAAAAAACCAACAACACAACCAGCCACGCAGCCATTTTCATCAGCTCTGCCATCAGCACCAGTTATAGACAGGGACTTTGAAAACAGGCTTGCCCAAAAGCTAACAAATCGGATGAAAAAAGAAAATATGGGCGTTCAAGAAAAGGTTCGGTGGCAGGATACCAGCCGGGAGGCCTTGCCGGAGGCATTCAATATCGAAGTACTGCAGAATGAAACCATGTACCAAAAATTCCTGAGAATAGCGGAGGGCAGGCAACTCGCCGAAAATGAGTTTCGGATTGTGGAGAAAAAGCTCGGCGTTAGTACGAAGGAACTTCTGGGCTTCATGCAAAAAGCTGTGCAGAGCGGAAATGCAGAGTGGCTGCCGATTTTTGAACAGGTTCGATCCAGGTATTTCTGCCGGCGCTGCGGAAGCAGTCATTATGAAGAATGGCCATCACTGTATGGCGATACATATACCTGCCTTGACTGTCGGGAAATTGGACCGCTCAATTCTCTGCAAATTCTTTTTAGGCTCCATTCCGTCGATGTTCCGGGTCAAACACAGGTGGATACAGATAAGTGTAAACCAGATCAAACTATCCGGAGTTATAGCCTGGAATTTACTTTTGCGCAGGAAAAGGCAGCCGAAGAGCTTTGGCAGCAGGTGCACCGGCAAAAAGCACAAGAAACGCTGCTTTGGGCTGCCTGCGGTGCTGGAAAAACAGAGGTTTGTTTCCCTTTGATCGATAGTTTTTTGCGTCAGAATAAAAAGGTTCTTTTTGCGGCACCCAGACAGGACGTTGTGCACGACGTTCAGCCTCGTTTGCAGAAAAATTTTCCGGAATACAATATCAAAATTTTAAGCGGAGCGCTGCCGCAGGATATGGAGCCCTCAAAGCTAACCGTCGCAACAACGCATCAAGTTCTGAGATTTTATCGGGCTTTTCACCTGATTATCCTTGATGAGACTGACGCCTATCCTTATGAAGGAAGCAGCGTCCTGGAATATGGAATCAGACAGGCTTTAAGACCAGATGGACAAATTATCTGTCTTACAGCGACACCGTCAGCAGAAATTCTGTTACGGGTCAAGAGCCAGAAATGTGCGATCGTCAGACTCCCTGTAAGACATCATGGCTTTCCTGTTCCGGTCCCCGAATGGCAAAAAAATAAACCGACCAGGGATCGTTCACTGGTTGAATTGAAAAAAGTATTGCTGAAATTGATTGCGGACGGTCCGATTCTGGTCTTTGTCCCCACCGTTGCGTTGGTTAAAGAATGGACGGGTGTGCTGAAAATGGCTTTTTGTAATCTGCGCGTGGAGGGAAGCTGGAGCTCGGATGCTGCGAGGAGAGAAAAGATCGTACTTTTCAGGCAGGGCGATATTAATATTTTTGTCTGTACATCCATTTTAGAAAGAGGCATAACCATTAAAGGTGTACAGGTTGCAGTTTTATTTGCGGATCATACGCTCTATGATGCGAGGGCTTTGGTCCAGATGGCCGGCAGAACAGGCCGGAGCGCAGAATGCCCGGTTGGAAGAGCCGTCTTTATTTATGCCGAACAAACCCAGGCCATGATCCAGGCCAACCGCTGGATTCAGGACCAGAACAGGCTGGCTGAAGAATGGGGATGTCTGAATGGTTGA
- the spoIID gene encoding stage II sporulation protein D, translated as MSKRMKTITAAVMAVIFFVGILPVLISWFGGEDQDDPGIPVRVKLADGQIRAIPIEEYLVGVVAAEMPAEFEAEALKAQAVAARTYVLKRMESAAGSDFDVDTTVNTQAWNTNKEMRTKWGIINYWKYQRKIADAVKATQGKVVTYQGKMINAFFYSSCGRKKTERAGDVWSTDLDYLKNVPSGESDSLRFVKHQIFQCAEFYQLLGFTQIPEKFSDSDVILIERTKAGRVKTLAVRNKVFKGTELRSKLQLSSTDFEWETRGTEIEFVTYGKGHGVGMSQYGANDLALKGESYMEILGHYYQGTKLEKIY; from the coding sequence GTGAGTAAAAGAATGAAAACAATAACGGCCGCTGTCATGGCCGTTATCTTTTTTGTAGGAATACTGCCCGTGCTTATCAGTTGGTTTGGGGGTGAAGACCAGGACGATCCGGGAATACCGGTAAGGGTCAAACTGGCAGACGGCCAGATCAGAGCAATACCCATAGAGGAATACCTGGTCGGGGTAGTTGCAGCCGAAATGCCTGCCGAGTTTGAAGCAGAGGCGTTAAAGGCCCAGGCTGTTGCCGCCAGGACCTATGTACTGAAAAGGATGGAATCCGCTGCGGGCAGCGACTTTGATGTGGACACCACTGTCAATACACAGGCCTGGAATACCAATAAAGAAATGCGGACAAAATGGGGAATCATCAACTACTGGAAATACCAGCGTAAAATTGCAGATGCGGTTAAAGCTACACAGGGGAAGGTTGTTACGTATCAGGGAAAAATGATTAATGCGTTTTTCTACAGCAGCTGCGGCCGGAAAAAGACTGAGCGGGCTGGAGACGTTTGGAGTACAGATCTGGATTATCTCAAAAATGTGCCGTCCGGCGAAAGTGATTCGCTACGGTTCGTCAAACATCAGATCTTTCAGTGTGCTGAATTTTACCAGCTTCTTGGTTTCACCCAGATCCCGGAAAAGTTTTCGGACAGTGATGTTATCCTAATTGAAAGGACGAAAGCCGGTCGGGTAAAGACACTGGCTGTCAGAAACAAAGTTTTCAAAGGAACGGAACTGCGGAGCAAGCTTCAGCTTTCCTCAACCGATTTTGAATGGGAGACCCGCGGAACAGAAATTGAGTTTGTTACGTACGGCAAAGGACACGGAGTCGGAATGTCACAATACGGGGCCAATGACCTGGCTCTAAAAGGCGAATCGTACATGGAAATCCTGGGACATTATTATCAAGGGACAAAACTTGAAAAGATTTACTGA
- the murA gene encoding UDP-N-acetylglucosamine 1-carboxyvinyltransferase, with the protein MSKFVVTGGRELEGKVDVSGAKNAILPIIAASLLTSDKIILEEAPDLLDVQVMGQVIESLGGKVKRKNKKLHIENRDIENIEAPYDLISKMRASIFIMGPLLARKGRIRISHPGGCAIGSRPINWHIKGLELLGAQVRMDNGFLDVSASRLKAARIYLDFPSVGATENIMMAAVNAEGTTIVENAAQEPEIVDLANFINEMGGKIRGAGTNIINIEGVKELHGTTHTIIPDRIEAGTYILMAAACGGEVLVRNVIPVHLTSLLAKLDEAGVVYKEEDDGIRVIGKGNYHAVDIKTQVHPGFSTDLQAPIMAMLTRAHGTSMVTETVFENRFMHVEELKRMGADIRIEGRSAIVQGVENLHPATVSASDLRAGAGLVLAALTANGTSEIRDIHHIERGYEHLEVKLRGIGANITKEE; encoded by the coding sequence TTGAGCAAATTTGTTGTGACAGGCGGAAGAGAACTGGAAGGGAAAGTGGATGTCAGCGGTGCAAAGAACGCCATATTACCGATCATTGCAGCAAGTCTGCTGACTTCAGATAAGATTATTTTGGAGGAAGCCCCCGATCTGCTCGACGTTCAAGTCATGGGGCAGGTTATCGAATCTCTGGGGGGAAAGGTTAAAAGAAAGAACAAGAAATTACATATTGAAAACAGGGATATCGAAAACATAGAGGCTCCTTACGATCTTATCTCCAAAATGCGAGCATCTATATTTATTATGGGCCCTTTGCTTGCTCGCAAGGGCAGAATCAGGATTTCTCATCCCGGTGGATGCGCAATCGGGTCCAGACCGATCAACTGGCATATTAAAGGTTTGGAGCTGCTGGGAGCCCAGGTCCGTATGGATAATGGTTTTTTGGACGTTTCGGCCTCCAGACTGAAAGCGGCAAGAATATATCTGGATTTTCCGAGCGTTGGAGCAACCGAGAATATCATGATGGCTGCAGTAAACGCTGAGGGTACGACCATTGTTGAGAATGCTGCTCAGGAACCCGAAATTGTTGATCTCGCCAATTTTATCAATGAAATGGGTGGTAAAATTCGCGGCGCAGGCACGAATATCATTAACATTGAAGGGGTCAAAGAACTCCATGGGACCACACATACAATCATCCCGGACCGGATTGAAGCAGGAACATACATCTTGATGGCTGCGGCCTGCGGTGGTGAAGTCTTGGTACGGAACGTCATCCCAGTTCACTTGACCTCGCTCTTGGCCAAACTTGATGAAGCCGGCGTGGTATATAAAGAGGAAGATGATGGCATAAGAGTCATTGGTAAAGGAAACTATCATGCTGTAGATATTAAGACCCAAGTGCATCCGGGGTTTTCAACCGATCTGCAGGCTCCGATCATGGCGATGCTTACACGGGCCCATGGGACTTCAATGGTTACAGAGACCGTTTTTGAAAACAGATTCATGCATGTCGAAGAACTGAAAAGAATGGGTGCAGATATCCGGATTGAGGGCAGAAGTGCGATTGTCCAGGGAGTGGAGAACCTTCATCCCGCTACCGTAAGTGCGAGTGATTTGCGGGCCGGAGCAGGCCTTGTTCTGGCAGCACTGACGGCCAATGGTACCTCGGAAATCAGAGACATTCATCATATTGAAAGAGGTTATGAACACCTTGAAGTTAAATTAAGGGGTATTGGTGCCAATATCACGAAAGAAGAATAA
- a CDS encoding WecB/TagA/CpsF family glycosyltransferase — MKQLEILGTRIDPASLQDCLETIKNTILLGQQLRIVTANPELIYKAEHDANLLAVINSAGLVVPDGVGVVWAARKLGCPVKERVTGIDLTAGILGESNRHGWRIFLLGAKPGIAEKVIWQQSLRYPGIALACHHGFFTQAEEPEVIRQIRHFAPDILLVGLGAPKQEYWNHEHAGLAKVSMGIGGSFDVLSGEVKRAPGIFRESGLEWLYRLISEPGRIKRQVVLPLYLLRVLKQKYFPGSD; from the coding sequence ATGAAACAATTGGAAATATTGGGAACGCGTATTGATCCGGCTAGTTTGCAGGACTGCCTTGAAACTATCAAAAATACGATTTTGCTGGGGCAGCAACTCCGGATTGTGACCGCAAATCCCGAATTAATTTACAAAGCTGAACATGACGCCAATCTCCTAGCAGTCATCAATTCAGCCGGTCTTGTCGTACCGGATGGGGTCGGCGTAGTTTGGGCTGCCCGGAAACTTGGCTGTCCGGTCAAAGAAAGAGTAACCGGCATCGACCTGACAGCAGGGATTTTAGGGGAAAGCAACCGTCACGGATGGAGAATATTTCTGTTGGGCGCGAAGCCGGGCATTGCAGAAAAAGTTATTTGGCAGCAGAGCCTGAGGTACCCGGGGATAGCGTTGGCGTGTCATCATGGTTTTTTTACGCAGGCAGAAGAGCCGGAGGTCATCCGGCAGATCCGTCACTTTGCACCGGATATTCTTTTGGTTGGCTTGGGTGCCCCCAAACAGGAATACTGGAATCATGAACACGCAGGGCTGGCTAAAGTAAGTATGGGTATCGGGGGGTCATTCGACGTACTGTCCGGAGAAGTGAAACGTGCCCCCGGGATATTTCGGGAATCCGGACTGGAATGGCTTTACCGGCTGATCAGCGAACCGGGCCGGATAAAAAGGCAAGTTGTACTTCCACTGTACCTTCTAAGGGTTCTGAAACAGAAATATTTTCCGGGATCTGACTAA